The nucleotide sequence CCAGGCGGCTGCTCGTGGTCTCCAGCAGGCGCTCGACGACGAGCACCGACTCCTGGTCGAGGAGGTCGACGCCGTCGATGAGGATGACGTTGCTGCGGCCCCGCAGTTCGGGCGTCAGGATGCGCACGATTTCCGCGGGCACCCAGCGATGCTTCGGCTGGTCGAGCGCGACGAGGTCGTGGAACAGGAACGGCGCGAGAGCGGTGTCGCGGCTCGAACGCGAACCCGACAGCATGAGGACGTTGGTCCCACGGTCGAGGAAGAGCTCGCGCAGCTGCTGCGCGAGGTGCGTCTTGCCCGCTCCGTCGTCGCCGAGGATGAGCACGTCCTGACCGTGCGAGACCCAATCCCGCGTCGCGATGATCGCGGGGTTGCTCGAGGCGCTCTGCCCCGCGCCCACCACGTCGGCCCACTCACGTTCCTGCTGCGTCGCCACCCGCATCTGTCGCTCCCCTGATCTCCCCGGACGGCGGAGCTGGGATCAGTCCGCCTACTCAGGAGGACGAGGTCAAAATGCTGGCATTACGGCGACTCAGCGAACGCTCAGAGTTTGTTCAGCCTGACGGGCGAGCAGCGAGTGGATGGCCGTGGCGATCCGTTCCGATGCTGATCCGTCGCCGTACGGGCTCGGCGTGCGGGCCAGTTCGGCGTGCTTCGCGGCCAGGCCGTCCAGCCATTCGTTGACGATAAGGGAGATCTCCGGTCCGGGGTTGGTCCGCTCGGCGAACGTGCCGATGACCTCGGGGCGCTCGGTGGAGGCCCGCACGACGAGGAGCGGCCGCTTCAGTACACTGCACTCCTCCTGGACACCGCCGGAGTCGGACACCAGCACCGCCGCGTTGCCCGCGAGCGCCAGGAACTCCGCGGGCGGAACCGGGTCGATCACCGTCAGCGGTGCGAGCAGGTGCGACAGCCCCGCCTTCTCGATCCGGGAGCGGGTTCGGGGATGCAGCGGCGCGACGACCTCGGCGTCGATCTTCGCGAGTTCCTCCAGGACTGTGGTGAGCACGTCCAGCGGGTCGGTGTTCTCGGGCCGGTGGAAGGTGGCGAGCACATAGCGGTTCGGCGTCAGCCCGTGGGCGTCGAGCACAGCGGCGGCGGCGCGGTCATCGAGGCGCTGCGCGTCCACCGCCTCGACCACGGTGTTGCCGGTGAGGAGCACGCGGCCGGCCGCGACGTTCTCGGCGCGGAGGTTGGCCACGTTGGTGGAGGTGGGAGCGCAGAGCAGGTCGGAGAGGTGGTCGACCATCACGCGGTTGTGCTCCTCGGGCATGGCGCGGTCGAAGCTGCGGAGGCCGGCCTCCACGTGGATGAGCGGGATGTCGTGCGCGTTCGCCGCGAGGGCACCGGCGAGGGTCG is from Leifsonia sp. 466MF and encodes:
- the wecB gene encoding non-hydrolyzing UDP-N-acetylglucosamine 2-epimerase, which codes for MRTPARTGIAVVLGTRPEMVKLAGIIAELGEQARVFHTGQHYDPALSGDVWTSLGLPEPEAVLDVGGATRAVQVASALHQLDVHFAERPPRAVVVQGDTNATLAGALAANAHDIPLIHVEAGLRSFDRAMPEEHNRVMVDHLSDLLCAPTSTNVANLRAENVAAGRVLLTGNTVVEAVDAQRLDDRAAAAVLDAHGLTPNRYVLATFHRPENTDPLDVLTTVLEELAKIDAEVVAPLHPRTRSRIEKAGLSHLLAPLTVIDPVPPAEFLALAGNAAVLVSDSGGVQEECSVLKRPLLVVRASTERPEVIGTFAERTNPGPEISLIVNEWLDGLAAKHAELARTPSPYGDGSASERIATAIHSLLARQAEQTLSVR